The Rhododendron vialii isolate Sample 1 chromosome 8a, ASM3025357v1 genome has a window encoding:
- the LOC131335605 gene encoding farnesylcysteine lyase — protein sequence MKNTMFGVLFFSLLILSAPSSSSSASEGVCIIGSGIGGSSVAHFLRKYSDSELIRIRIFERQGVVGGRMATVSVSGETFEAGASILHPKNYHALNFAKSFNLTIQTPSLDSESSFGIWDGHNFLFKTFDLDFKFPFFQKILSLANSFLMFFRYGFSLFRMTNFVETTVDNFLKYYESFESRPVFETVDEMLTWAGLYNLTSRTLEEELLDAGLSPLLIQELVTVITRVNYGQSVSISGLAGAVSLAGAGDGLWSIEGGNWQIVAGLINSSHVELHLREEIESISYLGDHYELNSTNGNSYPCEVTVIATPLDEQNISFTPSISIPNRSLHHTHATFVRGFLNPAYFGVSTGSEIPTLVGTIESHDLPFSSISVLKQHSEKDATYKIFSRKPMADALLDRIFSIRIETLRINWGAYPRYNAPERFAPFVLDGQHLYYVNAFENAASTMETSAVAAENIARLILSRSYGKTKSSSSNLKSSTSNTYDLHSDL from the exons ATGAAGAATACTATGTTCggtgttttatttttctctctcctgatCCTCTCCGctccatcatcatcatcatcagcaTCGGAGGGTGTATGCATAATCGGGAGCGGCATCGGCGGATCCTCCGTTGCTCATTTCCTCCGCAAATACTCCGATTCCGAACTAATAAGGATCCGAATATTTGAACGCCAGGGCGTGGTCGGCGGTAGGATGGCAACTGTCTCCGTCTCCGGCGAGACCTTCGAAGCCGGCGCCTCTATTCTCCACCCCAAGAACTACCATGCCCTCAACTTCGCCAAATCATTCAACCTCACCATTCAGACCCCCTCTTTGGACTCTGAATCCTCGTTCGGCATTTGGgacggccataacttcctctTCAAAACTTTCGATTTAGATTTCAAATTTCCCTTTTTTCAGAAGATCCTTTCTCTCGCCAATTCATTCCTCATGTTCTTTCGTTACGGCTTCTCTCTCTTCAGAATGACTAACTTTGTCGAG ACTACTGTGGATAACTTCTTGAAGTATTATGAAAGCTTTGAATCGAGGCCTGTCTTTGAGACTGTGGATGAGATGCTTACATGGGCGGGTTTGTATAATCTCACCTCTCGGACATTGGAAGAGGAATTGTTAGATGCTGGATTGTCTCCTCTGCTGATACAGGAGCTTGTAACC GTAATCACAAGAGTCAATTATGGTCAAAGTGTCAGCATCAGTGGACTTGCTGGTGCAGTTTCCTTGGCAGGCGCTGGGGACGGATTGTGGTCAATTGAAGGCGGGAACTGGCAAATTGTTGCTGGATTAATAAACAGTTCCCATGTCGAATTGCACCTCCGGGAAGAAATAGAATCAATTTCTTACCTTGGAGATCACTATGAACTCAACTCCACCAACGGAAATAGTTACCCATGTGAGGTCACAGTCATCGCTACACCCCTGGATGAGCAAAATATTAGTTTCACGCCCTCGATTTCAATACCAAATAGGAGCTTACATCACACCCATGCAACTTTCGTTAGAGGCTTCTTGAATCCA GCATATTTTGGTGTGAGCACCGGATCAGAAATTCCAACACTAGTGGGCACCATAGAGAGTCATGACCTTCCATTCTCAAGCATATCTGTCCTCAAGCAACATAGTGAGAAAGATGCAACTTACAAGATATTTTCTCGTAAACCAATGGCTGATGCGTTACTGGATCgcatatttag CATACGGATAGAGACACTCAGAATAAACTGGGGAGCCTACCCTCGTTATAATGCTCCTGAGAGGTTTGCACCATTCGTGTTAGACGGTCAGCATTTGTACTATGTGAATGCTTTTGAGAATGCAGCCAGTACCATGGAAACAAGTGCCGTTGCAGCAGAGAATATTGCAAGACTCATCCTATCACGATCCTATGGTAAAACGAAATCAAGTTCATCAAACTTGAAGAGCTCTACCTCTAATACCTACGATCTACATTCTGATTTGTAA